CACAGTCGGGTCATGCCTATGGCGCGGTGCTGGATGGCGGCTGCCGCGGCGGAGATGCTCGCAAATGGATTCGATGGCCGGTCCGCCAGGTCGATGCTCATGCTGGCCGAGGCGGCGGCCGATTCGCTCGACGGGGAGCGTCCGCCGTACCTCGTTTTCAACGCCACTCATCTGGACCGCTGGATCGGGCATACGCTGGTGATCCTTGGCGACACGGCCGCCGAGCAGCGCCTGCGCCAAGCGGATCAGGGGATGGACGGCTCGTTTACGCGCGCTTCAGCGTCGCTCAAGCTCGACCTGGCGACGCGTTGCTGCGTAACGCTGAGCGGGAGGAGGCTCGCGCCCTGATTGCCGAGGGAGAGCAGCTCGCGCGGCGGGTGGGGTCACGCCGGCAGCTGCTGCGAGCGAGCCGGTTACGCGCCGGCGCGTGACGCCAGCAGGTGGAGTACGGCGACCAGGGTGGCGCCGTCACGGACCCGCCCGTCGTTGACCATCGCCAACAGGTCGCCAACCGGAACCCACGCCACGTCCTGAGCCTCGGTGATGTCTGTCGGTTCCCCGACGTGCTCGGCGCCGACGGCCAAGAAGACCTCGTGCGGGGTGTCCGCGATGCCGATCGCCGGTTGGAACTCCACCAGTCGGGTCATCTGGCCCGGGCTCCAGCCGGTCTCTTCGAGCACCTCACGGGCAGCTGTCCGGAGGGACTCCTCACCGGGCTCCACGATGCCAACCGGCACCTCCCAACCCCATGAGCCGTCGATGAAGCGATGCCGCTTGAGCATGAGCACCTGGTCGCGCTGCTCATTGACCACCACCGCGACCGCGACGCGCTGCATCCGAAGCACGTGGTGTTCGAACCGTTCTCCGTCTGGCGCCTCCACATCGGCGAGGCGTACGTCGACCCATCTGCTTCTGTAGATCGACCGTTCGCCGTGCACAAGCCACTCGGTGCTTGCGGAGACGCCTTCGGAGGAGACCATGTAGCCGACCGTACTAGTGCGCATCGACTGCGGGGAGCCCTCCACGTTGTGCTGCGGTGCGCTCCCCGGAGCCACCCGTGGGCCCCTTCTGCGCGTGCAGGTCACGCCCGACGCTGGCGTCATGACAACCACGAACCAACCGCCCCTGACTGACGAAGTCCAGTGCGCCCGCAGCATCCTGGCCGAGCTCGCCGAAGCCGGAACCACTCTGCTCACGAGGGAACGCCATCTCGATGTGCTCCTGGCCTTGGACAACCTTGAGCGAGCGTCACGCGGGGCCTGGCCTCCACCTCCAGCTCGTCGGGAGGTCAGCAGCGTCGACGACGCCCTGCGCGAAGCCAGGGCGTCACTCGAGGCGGTCCTCGGCGACCTCACCCGTCACGGCGTAGAGGCGCTGCCCCTCGCGTTTGCCATCGACCACGTGCGGCAGGCTCTGGGGCGGCGGTCGTGAGGTACGGCTTCCACCACATCCGATCGACGGATGCCCTCGCGTGGCTTCTGGTCCACGACGAGCCAGTCCCTCCCGAGGAGCACCCCGTGCTCCTCAGCTGTCGAGCAGCACTCCTGGCCGCCTATCGGGAGCGCTGCGAGCGGACCGTGCGCGGCGCGGACGTGCAGGTGGCGATGTTCAACAACCGGCGGCTTGGCCGCGACCTCGCCGTGCTCGCCCGCGGGGGAGCGACGGCGCTGGGCATCCTGCTCGACGAGTACCCGGCTTTTCCGGAGAAGGCCGCGCCCCGAGTTACGATCCTGAGTACTTACAGCACTCGCGCAGACCAGATCAACGAGGTCTTCCCAGGCACCATTGTTTGAGCCCGAATAGTAGTCAACGAACGCCCTTAGGACAAGGTAGAAGAGTCCGATCGTCATTGCCGCGAGCTTCATCGGGACCTCGGAGTTGAGCTGGAGCTCGAGGGCCGACCTCTCGGGGTCGGCGCTGATCCGGCGCAGTTCACGGATCCGGAGCAGCGTCGGATGCGAGGCGGTAGAGGAATCCGTAGACAGGATTGGTCTCCTTCGATGTCGCCACCAGTGCCTCGTGGTTGAGCGTGGTGTTGAAGAAGTACTTCACCATCGCTACCAAGCCGGGCAGTTCCTCGCCCGCCAAGCGCGGTGCGCGGGTCGGAGACCCCTCGACCTCCCGAGTTGTCGAGGTGGGAAACGTCGCTCTACACCGCCGCTTAGCCTCCACGAGGCGCGCTGCGCCGGGCTTCGTGTCTCCCGCGCGGATGGCGTCGAGCTCCTTATCGCGGACGGCGCTCGCGATATGGAGCAGGTACGCTCGCGCCAGCCTGGCTCGAGTCGCGTCTGTTGACGCGACTTCCTGCGGCCTCTTTCGGCCCCGCTTGTCTGGCTCGAAGTCAGTAGGCGCGAGCATCCACAGGGCGTGTCCGAGGGCTTCGACGATAGAGCGGATGACGACGTCAGGAGTGATGCCCAGCCGCTGGCGCATGCCGAGGGAGTAACCCTTGATGCGACGGCTAGCAGTCTTACCCAGTCCGACCTGCTCGATGACGGTT
The DNA window shown above is from Nocardioides mesophilus and carries:
- a CDS encoding NUDIX hydrolase; its protein translation is MVSSEGVSASTEWLVHGERSIYRSRWVDVRLADVEAPDGERFEHHVLRMQRVAVAVVVNEQRDQVLMLKRHRFIDGSWGWEVPVGIVEPGEESLRTAAREVLEETGWSPGQMTRLVEFQPAIGIADTPHEVFLAVGAEHVGEPTDITEAQDVAWVPVGDLLAMVNDGRVRDGATLVAVLHLLASRAGA
- a CDS encoding ATP-binding cassette domain-containing protein translates to MIAVQDLTKRYGDTVAVDDLTFTVGPGLVTGFLGPNGAGKSTTMRMIMGLDRPASGTATVNGRRYADLPAPLREVGGLLDAGAMHLGRTGRSHLRIGARSNGIPLSQVETVIEQVGLGKTASRRIKGYSLGMRQRLGITPDVVIRSIVEALGHALWMLAPTDFEPDKRGRKRPQEVASTDATRARLARAYLLHIASAVRDKELDAIRAGDTKPGAARLVEAKRRCRATFPTSTTREVEGSPTRAPRLAGEELPGLVAMVKYFFNTTLNHEALVATSKETNPVYGFLYRLASDAAPDP